In Pseudopipra pipra isolate bDixPip1 chromosome 24, bDixPip1.hap1, whole genome shotgun sequence, the genomic stretch aattgTAGCCAAAAATAGTAACTCTTGACACTTAGGCCCTTATTCACTATTTTAAATGCAGGTGTCATAGATCAGAGGAAACAAGACCGATTATGgtaattctatttatttatcatCGACATCCGCAAACAAAGAGCAAATGTCTGTCTGCACAAAATTATatgcttaaatatattttttaaattaacaaataAATTTTAGTGAGATGCTTTATTCCCTCTGGAGTTCCTTTGTAAAACCAGTTTCCACTGTGAAACAGTAATTAGACATTACCATAACTTCAGCTGTGATGTGGGACTTGGAACATCTGAAAAAGATGTTCCAAGGATACTTAGGACACTTCATAAGTGTCCTAAGTATAACATACTGCTCTTACATTTTTATCATATGACGGTTCAAATGGATCACTGATGCTCTTAAAATCCTGCTACAAGTCGAGGTACCTTAGTTTCCACTGATCTGATGCAGTCTGAGGGTGCTTAATACCTCATAGGGATATGCTTATCAGGATATCTTTTAAAGATAAAGTAGACACGGGCAGATGATGCAGTTCTCCATCTTGTAGATGAGAGAAAATAATACCCAGATTATCAGTGAGCAGTTGTTCATGTTGCTATGGTTACCGTGTAAGCTACGATAGTTTTGCCCAGTGTTACTTTTTTGTAATGCATTAAGGAAGGAATGCAGATTTTATAatgttttatactttttttctctcatacATTTTAGTGTTAAGATGGCAGAATAACCATGGGAGACTGGAATTTCCTCGGAGGCATTTTAGAGGAGGTCCACATCCATTCTACTATTATTGGAAAGATTTGGCTAACGATCCTCTTCATATTTCGAATGCTTGTCCTTGGAGTGGCAACCGAGGATGTTTGGAACGATGAGCAATCAGAATTTATATGCAATACCGAGCAACCTGGTTGCAGAAATGtgtgctatgatgaggccttTCCCATCTCTCTCATAAGATACTGGGTCTTGCAAGTTATATTTGTGTCTTCCCCTTCCTTGGTGTACATGGGTCATGCCTTATACAGACTAAGAGTCTTGGAAAAagagaggcaaaaaaagaaagctcagGTAAAGGTGGAACTTGAAAGCACCAAATTAGAAATGACTGAAGATCGTAAAAGGCTGGAGAGAGAACTCCGGCAATTGGATCAAAGAAAGCTAAATAAAGCACCCCTGAGAGGCTCTTTGCTCTGCACTTACGTGATACATATTTTCACACGGTCTGCAGTGGAAGTCGGTTTTATGATTGGGCAGTATCTCCTTTATGGCTTTCATCTAGATCCCCTTTATAAATGTCAGAGAGATCCATGTCCAAACACAGTTGACTGCTTTGTATCTAGACCAACAGAAAAGACAGTCTTTATATTATTCATGCAGTCAATAGCGACTGTATCATTGCTTTTAAATATCCTGGAAATTATCCACTTAGGATTCCgaaaaattaaaataggacTCTGTGAGCAGAATAAAAACAAGGACGACTCTGACAATTTCCACATAAACACATCTAAGAAATACTCTGTGATACCGCAATCTTCTTTCGGAATACCCACCACCcctcagaaaactcttccttgtGCACTTAGCAGTTATAcctttttaatggaaaagcaaacagacaCTACCGTCTACCCGGTTCtaatttctccttctctgtttcaGTCTGTGCAAAATAATCATACAGAAAGCAGCAGTAATTACACCCATTGCAATCAGGAGAATAAATTGCCAAAGAAGAGGCCAACTACAAATGCCTTAGACAATCAGACTCAAAATACCAGCATGAATAATAACGAGGGTTTTCTTGGTGAGCTTGGGACTGAAGCGCATGATGCACAAAAAGAGGCcgaaaagaaacatttccttgTTGTTACTCAGAATGCAGATATGGCTTCAAACATGTGTTTGAGAAGCTTTACTGACATGCCATCTCAAACTTCACTGCAACCCAATACAACTTTTCCTTGTACCTGTTTTAGGCAACAGCAAGGAATTGGTTCGTCTTGGAACTGCTCAGCAACGGTTGAGAGCGCAGGAGCTTTGACAAATTCTCTTccaaaaaacagcaacagaagacaaagcagtttcagtGCAAATAACGCCCAAACTCCTTACAATACTGACGTAAAAAATTTTAGCCGACCAGACACTCCTGACTCTACAGAGAAGGTGAGCTCAGAATCTACACAAAGTAGAAACTGGAATAGTCCTAAGCTTTACTCTCTGTCCAGGCAACTGTCACTGTCAAGTAATGCCAGCAGCAGGCGTGCCCCTACTGATCTTCAAATATAGTGGGAGTTAAGCCATCAATGCTGGAATAATTACTGAACAAGGAGACATAAGCAAGACCTGTGTGTAAGAGTAGCTAAATCATTCAACTTTAACCAGCTTTTTCACATAGATAGAAAAGTTGTGTAACCCTTTGAACAGTAGCTAAGTGACTTTTAAACAGTCCCTTTACTTCCTTTGTAAAGAAAATGTGGCATAGACCTCAGTGTATAAACTTCTACACTCCTTCCagctaaaaaggaaaacatactcCCTCTAAGTCCACATATTAGGAGAAGTCTGGCATAAAATCACAGATGATAATACTATTTAAACTGAATAAAAGTAGGAGAAAAAATTTAGAGTCTAACAATATCTTTTACAAAGACCAGTAAATGAAATTAGGCTAAAGGTGGCACTGGCGCTCTCAGAAAAACTTTTTGGTAAACGTGTTTCCACTTACTCTGAGAATTCAGACTTTTGATAGCTGTCTGAAAGCAGAATGTCAAACATATCCCACTCTTCAAACTGTGTTAAatacaaaaagaacaaaacatttgaTATACTGATCACTAATTCTTTGACTCCATGGtacactttctttttcagtgtaTCACCACTGACTTCCTCAGCAGAAAAATCAAAGTGAATTTCTTTTACTATTAGAGTTCAATACactattacatttttaaagcatcaTGAATTGCAAACAAGCTGTGAgctttaattttgacattttgCATAACACTAAAAAgatagcaattttttttttaaatcagaaaacatGTTACTGAAATTTATTAATCAGAAATTTTGAATTTCACAAACCAGAAGGCTTACTATggaaaatagggaaaaaaaaaaaagagagagaggaaaaaaaaagtaaatacagTAGTACATTCCTGCCTTCAGTTACAATGTCAAAAGACATATAAAAGGTTTATCAAATTGTAAAACTACTCCCTTTCTGTTGTCTTTCCCTCAAATTCTGACAAACTTTTAAATCAAACAAAGCTTATACTTGTTTAGAAGGAGCATTTTTGTTTATGCTTCTTATGGGGGTAGTAAGACATTAAGGATATTCATTCACTTGCTGCTCCGGTCCATACAGTATAATGGAAGTTCCAAGAAATACCTTGAAATAGTAAAGGAGGCAAAGATGAACAAAATACTATGTTACATTTGTAATAGAGCTTTCTATGTATGAAATACATTTACTTGAGTCGCACAGCACTGACAGGCTGTAAATACTTGGTGAGGTGGTCACAGCTGAGATGCATTAGTGTATACACATGGTTTTTTTACTAGTGGATGGGATTTACTGTGCATgtactggaaaaatattttgagatgtTTCATCATGATGTTACAGCATAATTAAATCCTTTAAGGTGCATTGTTATTGTGCTTACCAGACAGCCATGCTTCAGAGTGGCTGAAAAGCTGTACAATactagaaaaaaagaagcctgaAAACCTAAAAAGCTCTTTTGGCCCTGTCCACGTACGAAACACACATTAGTACTATTACAACTATTCACTGTAAATTTCTCTCAGCAGGTATCCTTTTCACCTCATATCGTTCTGTGTGTGTACATAAATACAGCCCTACATAATTCTGTTTACACTGTAAAATTTAACATTGTGTAATATACTGAAATGCACATAAATGTATAGCCCGATTTAGGCCAGTTAATACTGCTACTGTGGCTTTAACTCTTGCATTTCTTGATGCATAAGATTCTGCGGGTGATAACTGCTAATGCTTGTTTTGCATTTAATGTCTCTGTAATAAAAAGCCTAGTATTTAATGCACTCCGGTCCCACTGCCAAATAATAACAAGTTAGCATTTAGATGCTTACATATGGGATATGacatttgcatttctgttgTTCAAGATGAGTTACaaaagaatttgtttttctgctgctgagagcagaattttatt encodes the following:
- the GJA9 gene encoding gap junction alpha-9 protein; translation: MGDWNFLGGILEEVHIHSTIIGKIWLTILFIFRMLVLGVATEDVWNDEQSEFICNTEQPGCRNVCYDEAFPISLIRYWVLQVIFVSSPSLVYMGHALYRLRVLEKERQKKKAQVKVELESTKLEMTEDRKRLERELRQLDQRKLNKAPLRGSLLCTYVIHIFTRSAVEVGFMIGQYLLYGFHLDPLYKCQRDPCPNTVDCFVSRPTEKTVFILFMQSIATVSLLLNILEIIHLGFRKIKIGLCEQNKNKDDSDNFHINTSKKYSVIPQSSFGIPTTPQKTLPCALSSYTFLMEKQTDTTVYPVLISPSLFQSVQNNHTESSSNYTHCNQENKLPKKRPTTNALDNQTQNTSMNNNEGFLGELGTEAHDAQKEAEKKHFLVVTQNADMASNMCLRSFTDMPSQTSLQPNTTFPCTCFRQQQGIGSSWNCSATVESAGALTNSLPKNSNRRQSSFSANNAQTPYNTDVKNFSRPDTPDSTEKVSSESTQSRNWNSPKLYSLSRQLSLSSNASSRRAPTDLQI